A genomic stretch from Poecile atricapillus isolate bPoeAtr1 chromosome 10, bPoeAtr1.hap1, whole genome shotgun sequence includes:
- the BBS2 gene encoding Bardet-Biedl syndrome 2 protein, whose protein sequence is MLVPVFTLKLNHKILPRMVALGRYDGTHPCLAAATQAGKVFIHNPHARGQRTYANRMVQSNQDSDISLLNINQGITCLTSGMLNPQLGYDCLLVGTQTNLLAYDVYNNSDLFYREVSDGANAIVLGKLGDISPPLAIIGGNCALQGFDYEGNDRFWTVTGDNVRSLALCDFDDDGKTELLVGSEDFDIRVFKEDEIVAEMSETETVTALSPMYGSRFGYALANGTVGVYNKTARYWRIKSKNQAMSIHAFDLNSDGVCELITGWSNGKVDARSDRTGEVIFKDNFASSIAGLVEGDYRMDGSTQLICCSIDGEVRGYLPGGEEMKGNLMDTSAEQDLIRELSQKKQNLLLELKNYEENAKAELNTQLKEADAQRGVIPANTQLHTSLSVNLGSDSQSAHVELCISTTNDTIIRAVLIFAEGIFEGESHVIHPSLQNLSGCIRVPLTPPKDVPVDLHIKAFVGYRNSTQFHVFELTRQLPRFSMYALSSPDLATEPLSFVNCTMNERPQRIVMWLNQSFLLPEDAEFQSAPFQVCFTSLRNAGQLCIKIKPGGEISINTDDIDLAGDIIQSMASFLAIEDLQVEADFPAYFEELRKVLVKVDEHHAVNQRLTADMAEHSNLIRSMLVQAEDARLLGDMKNMKTRYSELYDLNRDLINQYKIRCNNHTELLNNLKAVNQAIQRAGRLRVGKPKTQVVSACRDAIRSNNFNTLFRIMRVGTASS, encoded by the exons ATGTTGGTGCCCGTGTTCACACTGAAGCTCAACCACAAGATCCTGCCCCGCATGGTGGCGCTGGGCCGGTACGACGGGACGCACCCCTGCCTGGCGGCCGCCACGCAGGCGGGCAAG GTTTTTATTCACAATCCTCATGCCCGAGGACAGAGAACATATGCAAACCGAATGGTGCAAAGTAACCAAGATTCAGACATTTCTCTTCTGAACATTAATCAAGGGATCACTTGTCTGACTTCGGGGATGCTGAACCCTCAGCTGGGTTATGATTGTCTTCTGGTTGGAACACAGACTAATTTATTGGCTTACGATGTGTATAACAACTCAGATTTGTTTTACAGAGAG GTTTCAGATGGAGCCAATGCAATAGTTCTTGGAAAGCTGGGAGATATTTCACCCCCACTTGCTATTATTGGTGGAAACTGTGCCCTGCAGGGCTTTGATTATGAAGGAAATGACCGTTTCTGGACA GTTACTGGAGACAATGTTCGTTCATTAGCACTGTGTGACTTTGACGATGATGGGAAAACTGAG cttcttgtTGGCTCTGAAGATTTTGACATCCGCGTGTTTAAAGAGGATGAGATTGTGGCAGAAATGTCAGAGACAGAG ACTGTCACTGCACTTAGCCCCATGTATGGCAGTCGCTTTGGCTACGCTCTTGCCAATGGCACCGTTGGAGTTTACAACAAGACAGCACGCTACTGGAGGATTAAG TCAAAAAACCAAGCAATGAGCATACATGCGTTTGACCTGAACTCTGATGGAGTGTGTGAGTTGATCACTGGCTGGTCTAATGGGAAG GTTGATGCACGCAGTGACCGGACTGGGGAAGTCATCTTTAAGGACAACTTTGCTTCGTCAATTGCAGGACTGGTGGAGGGGGATTACAGAATGGATGGGAGCACCCAGTTAATCTGCTGCTCAATTGATGGTGAAG TCCGAGGCTATCTGCCAGGAGGTGAGGAAATGAAAGGGAACCTAATGGATACAAGTGCTGAGCAGGATCTTATCCGAGAACTTagtcaaaagaaacaaaatctgcTGCTGGAACTGAAAAATTATGAGGAAAATGCAAAG GCTGAATTGAACACTCAGTTGAAGGAAGCTGATGCACAGAGAGGTGTAATTCCAGCAAACACCCAACTCCACACATCCCTCTCAGTTAATCTGGGCTCTGACAGCCAGTCTGCGCATGTGGAGTTGTGTATTTCCACCACAAATG ACACAATCATCCGTGCTGTGCTGATCTTTGCTGAGGGCATATTTGAAGGAGAGAGCCATGTGATCCACCCCAGTCTCCAGAACCTCTCAGGCTGCATTCGTGTTCCACTTACTCCACCCAAAGATGTCCCTGTGGATTTGCACATCAAAGCCTTTGTGGGTTACCGAAACAG CACACAGTTCCATGTATTTGAGTTGACAAGACAGCTTCCCCGTTTTTCCATGTATGCCCTGAGCAGTCCAGACTTGGCCACAGAGCCCCTGAGCTTTGTTAACTGTACCATGAATGAGAGGCCACAAAGG atCGTTATGTGGCTGAATCAGAGCTTCTTGCTGCCAGAGGATGCCGAGTTTCAGAGTGCTCCCTTTCAGGTTTGCTTCACTTCACTTCGTAATGCAGGTCAGCTCTGCATCAAAATCAAGCCTGGTGGAGAG ATTTCCATCAACACAGATGATATTGATCTAGCTGGTGACATTATCCAGTCAATGGCCTCTTTTCTGGCCATTGAAGATTTGCAGGTGGAAGCAGATTTTCCTGCATATTTTGAGGAGCTGCGGAAAGTGTTGGTGAAG GTGGATGAGCACCATGCAGTGAATCAGAGGCTCACTGCTGACATGGCTGAACACTCCAACCTCATCCGCAGCATGCTGGTTCAGGCAGAAGATGCCCGGCTCCTGGGAGACAT GAAAAACATGAAGACACGGTACAGTGAGCTGTATGACCTGAACAGAGATTTAATAAATCAATACAAAATTCGTTGCAACAATCACACAGAGCTGTTGAATAATCTGAAAGCTGTGAATCAGGCAATCCAAAGAGCTGGGCGGTTACGTG TTGGCAAACCTAAAACACAAGTGGTCAGTGCTTGTCGGGATGCAATAAGAAGCAACAATTTCAACACACTGTTCAGGATAATGCGTGTGGGAACAGCCTCCTCTtag